The Esox lucius isolate fEsoLuc1 chromosome 5, fEsoLuc1.pri, whole genome shotgun sequence genome includes a region encoding these proteins:
- the LOC105005800 gene encoding probable calcium-binding protein CML20 has protein sequence MAFKGMLKDEDVAAALQAFAAADSFNHKQFFAKVGLAGKSDEDLKKAFYLVDQDKSGFIEEEELKLFLQTFSAGARALTDTETKAFLAAGDVDGDGMIGVDERVHSSLKAKPELIMSFAGLKDADVAAALAACSAADSFKHKEFFAKVGLASKSLDDVKKAFYVIDQDKSGFIEEDELKLFLQNFSPSARALTDAETKAFLADGDKDGDGMIGVDEFAAMIKA, from the exons ATGGCTTTCAAGGGAATGCTGAAGGACGAGGATGTGGCAGCCGCCCTGCAGGCGTTCGCAG CCGCCGACTCCTTCAACCACAAGCAGTTCTTCGCCAAGGTTGGCCTGGCCGGTAAGTCCGATGAGGATTTGAAGAAGGCCTTCTACTTGGTTGACCAGGACAAGAGTGGCTtcattgaggaggaggagctcAA gcTGTTCCTGCAGACCTTCTCTGCTGGAGCCAGGGctctgacagacacagagaccaaGGCCTTCCTTGCAGCTGGAGATGTTGATGGTGACGGCATGATCGGAGTCGATG AACGAGTCCACTCTAGCCTTAAAGCCAAACCTGAG CTAATCATGTCCTTCGCCGGTCTTAAGGATGCTGATGTGGCTGCAGCCCTCGCTGCATGCTCAG CTGCTGACTCCTTCAAACACAAGGAGTTCTTCGCCAAGGTTGGCCTGGCAAGCAAGTCCCTTGATGACGTGAAGAAGGCCTTCTACGTCATTGACCAGGACAAGAGTGGCTTCATTGAGGAGGATGAGCTCAA GCTGTTCCTGCAGAACTTCTCCCCATCTGCCAGAGCCCTGACCGATGCTGAGACCAAGGCCTTCCTGGCTGATGGAGACAAGGACGGTGATGGCATGATCGGAGTTGATG AGTTCGCCGCCATGATCAAGGCATAA
- the pvalb9 gene encoding parvalbumin 9 isoform X1, translated as MLRVNMSLTSILSAEAIENAVKEFQAPESFSFKKFFQLCGLSSKSPKEVKDVFQILDSDNSGYIEEAELKFFLQRFVPGARTLTDTECKGFLSAADDDNDGKIGVEEFLTMVQS; from the exons ATGCTCAG GGTTAATATGTCACTCACTTCAATCCTTTCTGCGGAGGCTATAGAGAACGCCGTCAAGGAGTTCCAAG CCCCAGAGTCTTTCAGCTTCAAGAAGTTTTTCCAGCTGTGTGGCCTGTCCTCCAAGTCTCCCAAGGAAGTCAAAGATGTCTTCCAGATCCTTGACAGCGACAATAGTGGTTACATCGAGGAGGCTGAGCTCAA GTTCTTCTTGCAGCGGTTTGTCCCAGGGGCACGGACGCTGACTGACACTGAATGCAAAGGCTTCCTGTCTGCGGCCGATGACGACAACGATGGCAAGATCGGAGTAGAAG AGTTTCTGACCATGGTCCAGTCCTGA
- the pvalb9 gene encoding parvalbumin 9 isoform X2, which translates to MSLTSILSAEAIENAVKEFQAPESFSFKKFFQLCGLSSKSPKEVKDVFQILDSDNSGYIEEAELKFFLQRFVPGARTLTDTECKGFLSAADDDNDGKIGVEEFLTMVQS; encoded by the exons ATGTCACTCACTTCAATCCTTTCTGCGGAGGCTATAGAGAACGCCGTCAAGGAGTTCCAAG CCCCAGAGTCTTTCAGCTTCAAGAAGTTTTTCCAGCTGTGTGGCCTGTCCTCCAAGTCTCCCAAGGAAGTCAAAGATGTCTTCCAGATCCTTGACAGCGACAATAGTGGTTACATCGAGGAGGCTGAGCTCAA GTTCTTCTTGCAGCGGTTTGTCCCAGGGGCACGGACGCTGACTGACACTGAATGCAAAGGCTTCCTGTCTGCGGCCGATGACGACAACGATGGCAAGATCGGAGTAGAAG AGTTTCTGACCATGGTCCAGTCCTGA